Proteins co-encoded in one Nicotiana sylvestris chromosome 7, ASM39365v2, whole genome shotgun sequence genomic window:
- the LOC138872870 gene encoding uncharacterized protein, giving the protein MVTTLVATPLAQPARGGGQARYYALPAHTEVVASDSVITSIVLVYHRNISVLFDPGFTFPYVPSYFARHLGVPRDSLSSPIYVSTLVGASLIVDRLYRSCLVDLSGFETTTDLLFLNMVDFDIMLGMDWLSPHFATLDCHAKAMTLAMPAYGSEGCDTYLAYVADVSIDTPLIDSILVVRDFPDVFPADLPGMPPDRDIDFGIDMLLGTLSISIPPYRMAPPELKELKDQLQELLDKGFIRPNVSPWGAPILFVSKKDGSICICIYYR; this is encoded by the exons atggttacaacaCTAGTTGCTACCCCtcttgctcagccagctagagggggaggccaggctagatattatgcccttcctgcccataccgaagttgttgcctccgattctgtcatcacaagtattgtaCTAGTTTATCACAGAAATatatcggttctattcgatccaggcttcACTTTTCCTTATGTGCCTTCTTATTTTGCTcggcatttgggtgtacctcgggattctttgagttcccctatatatgtttctactcttgtgggagcttctcttattgtggaccgcctttatcggtcgtgtttggttgatcttagtggttttgagaccacaACCGATTTATTGTtcctcaacatggtagattttgatattatgttgggcatggactggttgtcgccccattttgctactcttgattgtcacgccaaagccatgacgctggctatgccag cgtatggttcagaagggtgtgacacgtatttagcttatgtggcagatgtcagtattgatacccctttaatTGATTCaatcctagtagtacgggattttcccgatgtgtttccagctgatcttccaggcatgccgcctgatagagatattgattttggcattgatatgtTGCTAGGCACTCTATcgatttctattcctccgtatcgtatggctcctcctgagttgaaggagttgaaggatcagttacaggagttgcttgataagggttttattcggcctaatgtatcaccttggggtgctcctatcttgtttgtgagtAAAAAGGACGGTTCTATATGTATATGTATTTATTATCGCTAG